The stretch of DNA CTGGTTTGGCCATGAGAATGGAagtgaaaatatatatttgtgttcACACATTTTTCTAAATGCCTCGCGGCTTTAATTATCTCATCTGACGGCCATAACGAAGAAAGGCACGACCGCAGCAGTGACTTTTGAGAATTTGTGGGTTGCAGCAAGGCCGTAGATGTTACTGGCGTTAGTCTAAAAAGTGGGaggacaaaaaaacataaaagatTTGATCCATTGATTcagttaaaataataataatgaaatggTGATTGTTTGGAGTATATGGTGGACACAATCTACTACTTTCATTATCATGGCCTCTGCATTAAATTCTCAagagtattgtgtgtgtctgtctgtctgtctgtctgtcacataTCTCTGGAACTCGTAAAGTCAGAGCCGACAGAATCCAAACGTTGTTGATTTCAAATCGGATTGGAAATACAAAAATGTTGTTAAAAGAAGCACATAATGCTTAGCtggaattgtgttttttttttctcgtacCATTGTCTCATTGTGAAAGGCGGTCTACCTGCGGGCATACAATTGTTTTCTACAGGATTAGGACTGTTTTGAGCGGGCACTGCTCTAGTTGTAAATGATGACTCCATTTAATCATGCTTGTTCTCTTTCAGATTCGGTTACCCCCAGAAGTAAACAGAATATTGTACATTCGTAATCTACCATACAAGATCACAGCTGAGGAAATGTACgacatttttggaaaatatggaCCTATCCGTCAAATCCGAGTGTAAGTTTGATACATATTAGGCCTATGGTCTTTACATTGAGTTATAttaatatttatgtatttagaaTAGAAGTTATTGGCCACTCATTTGGCCCTGTAAACATAAGcatatagcacacacaaacaagactaCACACAGCAAGtacaatcagaatcagaatcagctttatagGCCAgatttgcgtaaacaaacaaggaatttgactccaaCTTGCAAGAGTTTCTGACTCTGATTATCAGACATGTAAATGGGCAAAAAAAGGCTGATCTCAGTAAAAAGCGATAATTAAATAATGTAAGTTAGTCCAAGTATTAAAAGTGCACAGTGTGTAAACCGCTGATTATGAAACATGTAATTTATGTAGCAAAATAATGGATGGTATAAAAGATTTCTTGAAAATGTTTCTGGTTGATACTCTATCTTCTTCCTGAAGGGAGTATTTTAAAAGGGTGATGAAGTGGATGTGAGATTTAGGAGATACTTTAATCCAAAGTGAAGCATTTATATAATTACAAACTTGTAACCATTAAAACTTTATTTGTACTTGCTCCTTTTTAGGGGGAATACACCAGAGTCACGAGGAACGGCCTATGTTGTGTATGAGGACATCTTTGATGCGAAGAATGCTTGTGACCACTTGTCTGGATTTAACGTCTGCAACAGATACCTGGTAGTATTGTACTACAACGCAAACAGGGTAAGTGCTGCAGTACAATTTGAATGGTTGTTCAAATAGCCTTCCAGTTTAATGCCTTGTGTCATACAGTTTGCTATGTTCGCTGTACACTATcttgtgaccccccccccccccaacccaacaaGAAAATGTAATATCAGTATCAGACTCTGTCAACAGTTTTATTTTCATAGATCAACTTTGACTCTCAGGCAGATTGTTAGTTTATATtgtaaatgattgcaaaaattGCACTTTCAGTGACACATTTGCCCTGaagtagtagtagcaataataatcataatttaAAAAATAGGTCAGCTACCCAAAATGTATCTATGTTATGTTTTTCTGTTATGTTATGCTTTTGGCCACAAACATGTAGGCTGACATGAGTGGTTAAAGGTGGTGTTGAAGTTTGGCATGTCAGGGTGGTATTAACCTTGATATTTAAGTTGTGGTCAGATAAgtaatatatattatttattccCTCCTTTAGGCCTTCCAGAAAATGGACacaaagaagaaagaggaaCAGCTAAAACTTCTCAAGGAGAAATATGGAATAAACACAGACCCACCAAAGTAGACAACCATATTGACCAGTGCACCCTTTTATGACTACCTTTTTGGCTACTCATTCATTTTGTACCGATTATGTGATTTTAGGTTTGAATTACGCATATAAGATTGCATCGGATTTTGTATATAACAAAGTGTTTTTCGTTGGTACAGAGG from Sardina pilchardus chromosome 12, fSarPil1.1, whole genome shotgun sequence encodes:
- the sf3b6 gene encoding splicing factor 3B subunit 6, producing MAMQAAKRANIRLPPEVNRILYIRNLPYKITAEEMYDIFGKYGPIRQIRVGNTPESRGTAYVVYEDIFDAKNACDHLSGFNVCNRYLVVLYYNANRAFQKMDTKKKEEQLKLLKEKYGINTDPPK